One region of Cucurbita pepo subsp. pepo cultivar mu-cu-16 chromosome LG03, ASM280686v2, whole genome shotgun sequence genomic DNA includes:
- the LOC111790844 gene encoding protein downstream neighbor of Son-like isoform X2, whose translation MTQVVAPSSLPSASHDIAGGAPKTGKSNRRKTPSELRGEQLKRSNNLDPSDESPSTVFASNNALVNGFKKPGLLRNPKYIDTRMDEVFPVKKSRLRILSGKDNAKENNMMEQASSFLNMSMLSNLTTSQCKGNSVGPADVAHDKTDKSSQTIENSSQSIFRSVTQLSSGGDKSTGLTSIDMGKALKGLVACETTAISSLPSDSSKRSGHASSTYSSDLCADSCILGQKAPLDLTLKTSMRVVSPYSLNWIHKTIMFASMPQFSIQIGSLDQIRNCSGGLPPASQASGSLVLHSWVYPQSTLPSSLVSVLNSSAAEAEFLSRRLQAWEDSFQSLYYMLRNNICRVFYVCTSQFVVMFTSGDASGGNKSMCNAYLSQSTRGLRSILSENGVCFSMPLCRSKVEHVDAEDLVELSEIEKFNLGQTRRVRSFSDVDRSSQSLLFFCENKDVHGLYDILLNYRSFLTSLAGMDVPVLLSPVPFRNAALSSPQVKFKELRSANGIAAVSKGSTSKDGDSSSVGVSYSLEITDEYIPPWVISSVCAVMGSKGRSFEASFTTDPISIGLNVALGEPLLQSNNHTFGIPEAIASPSLCAGFLKGLKYKDDSFTASLSPA comes from the exons ATGACGCAAGTAGTTGCTCCAAGTTCTTTACCTTCCGCTTCTCATGATATTGCTGGAGGGGCTCCAAAGACTGGGAAatcaaatagaagaaaaaccCCATCAGAACTAAGG GGAGAGCAGTTGAAGCGATCAAACAATTTGGATCCTTCGGATGAATCTCCTTCCACTGTTTTTGCTTCTAACAA TGCTTTGGTCAATGGGTTCAAGAAGCCCGGGTTACTCAGAAATCCAAAATACATCGATACACGCATGGATGAGGTATTTCCAGTAAAAAAATCTAGGCTTAGGATCTTATCCGGAAAAGATAATGCCAAG GAAAACAATATGATGGAGCAAGCTAGCAGTTTCTTGAATATGTCTATGCTTTCAAATTTGACTACAAGTCAATG TAAGGGGAATTCTGTTGGTCCTGCTGATGTTGCCCATGATAAGACTGATAAATCTTCACAAACAATTGAGAACAGTAGCCAAAGTATATTTCGAAGTGTCACTCAGCTCTCATCTGGTGGTGACAAATCAACTGGCTTGACAAGCATTGATATG GGTAAAGCATTAAAAGGACTTGTTGCTTGTGAAACCACTGCAATTTCTAGTTTACCATCAGACTCTTCCAAGAGATCCGGCCATGCTTCATCTACTTACTCAAGTGATTTATGCGCTGATAGCTGCATACTAGGTCAAAAGGCTCCACTTGATCTTACTTTAAAAACTAGCATGCGAGTGGTGTCCCCCTACTCGCTAAATTG GATCCACAAGACAATCATGTTTGCTTCTATGCCTCAGTTCTCAATACAAATTGGTTCACTTGATCAAATTAGGAACTGTAGTGGGGGACTGCCACCTGCTTCTCAAGCCTCTGGCTCTTTGGTTCTCCATTCATGGGTTTATCCTCAATCTACCTTGCCATCTTCTCTTGTTTCAGTTTTGAATTCATCAGCAGCAG AAGCTGAGTTCCTTAGCAGACGACTACAAGCATGGGAGGACTCATTTCAAAGCCTTTATTACATGCTTCGGAATAATATTTGTAGAGTTTTTTATG tTTGTACATCACAATTTGTGGTTATGTTTACAAGTGGAGATGCCTCAGGGGGCAACAAAAGCATGTGCAATGCATATCTTTCCCAGTCAACAAGAGGTTTGAGGTCTATTTTGAGTGAGAAT GGTGTTTGTTTCTCTATGCCTCTTTGTCGTTCTAAAGTCGAGCATGTCGATGCTGAAGATTTGGTTGAACTTTCAGAGATAGAGAAGTTCAATTTGGGACAG ACACGACGAGTTCGTTCATTTTCTGATGTAGATAGGAGCTCTCAATCTTTGCTGTTTTTCTGCGAAAACAAAGATGTGCATGGGTTATATGATATCCTGTTAAATTACAG ATCTTTCTTGACCTCATTGGCTGGCATGGATGTTCCCGTGTTGCTATCACCTGTTCCCTTTCGGAATGCTGCACTTTCTTCACCGCAG GTCAAATTCAAGGAGTTGAGAAGTGCAAACGGTATTGCTGCAGTATCCAAAGGATCCACATCAAAGGATGGCGATTCTTCATCTGTTGGTGTGTCCTATAGCCTTGAAATTACCGATGAATATATTCCACCATGGGTAATTTCCAGTGTATGTGCAGTCATGGGTTCCAAAGGAAGAAGCTTCGAGGCTAG CTTCACGACAGACCCTATCTCAATTGGTTTGAATGTTGCTCTTGGTGAACCTCTCCTCCAATCTAACAACCATACCTTTGGAATTCCAGAAGCCATTGCTTCGCCGTCCTTGTGTGCAGGTTTCTTAAAAGGTTTGAAGTACAAGGACGACTCCTTCACAGCCTCTCTTTCTCCTGCATGA
- the LOC111790844 gene encoding protein downstream neighbor of Son-like isoform X1, giving the protein MTQVVAPSSLPSASHDIAGGAPKTGKSNRRKTPSELRGEQLKRSNNLDPSDESPSTVFASNNALVNGFKKPGLLRNPKYIDTRMDEVFPVKKSRLRILSGKDNAKENNMMEQASSFLNMSMLSNLTTSQCKGNSVGPADVAHDKTDKSSQTIENSSQSIFRSVTQLSSGGDKSTGLTSIDMGKALKGLVACETTAISSLPSDSSKRSGHASSTYSSDLCADSCILGQKAPLDLTLKTSMRVVSPYSLNWIHKTIMFASMPQFSIQIGSLDQIRNCSGGLPPASQASGSLVLHSWVYPQSTLPSSLVSVLNSSAAVEAEFLSRRLQAWEDSFQSLYYMLRNNICRVFYVCTSQFVVMFTSGDASGGNKSMCNAYLSQSTRGLRSILSENGVCFSMPLCRSKVEHVDAEDLVELSEIEKFNLGQTRRVRSFSDVDRSSQSLLFFCENKDVHGLYDILLNYRSFLTSLAGMDVPVLLSPVPFRNAALSSPQVKFKELRSANGIAAVSKGSTSKDGDSSSVGVSYSLEITDEYIPPWVISSVCAVMGSKGRSFEASFTTDPISIGLNVALGEPLLQSNNHTFGIPEAIASPSLCAGFLKGLKYKDDSFTASLSPA; this is encoded by the exons ATGACGCAAGTAGTTGCTCCAAGTTCTTTACCTTCCGCTTCTCATGATATTGCTGGAGGGGCTCCAAAGACTGGGAAatcaaatagaagaaaaaccCCATCAGAACTAAGG GGAGAGCAGTTGAAGCGATCAAACAATTTGGATCCTTCGGATGAATCTCCTTCCACTGTTTTTGCTTCTAACAA TGCTTTGGTCAATGGGTTCAAGAAGCCCGGGTTACTCAGAAATCCAAAATACATCGATACACGCATGGATGAGGTATTTCCAGTAAAAAAATCTAGGCTTAGGATCTTATCCGGAAAAGATAATGCCAAG GAAAACAATATGATGGAGCAAGCTAGCAGTTTCTTGAATATGTCTATGCTTTCAAATTTGACTACAAGTCAATG TAAGGGGAATTCTGTTGGTCCTGCTGATGTTGCCCATGATAAGACTGATAAATCTTCACAAACAATTGAGAACAGTAGCCAAAGTATATTTCGAAGTGTCACTCAGCTCTCATCTGGTGGTGACAAATCAACTGGCTTGACAAGCATTGATATG GGTAAAGCATTAAAAGGACTTGTTGCTTGTGAAACCACTGCAATTTCTAGTTTACCATCAGACTCTTCCAAGAGATCCGGCCATGCTTCATCTACTTACTCAAGTGATTTATGCGCTGATAGCTGCATACTAGGTCAAAAGGCTCCACTTGATCTTACTTTAAAAACTAGCATGCGAGTGGTGTCCCCCTACTCGCTAAATTG GATCCACAAGACAATCATGTTTGCTTCTATGCCTCAGTTCTCAATACAAATTGGTTCACTTGATCAAATTAGGAACTGTAGTGGGGGACTGCCACCTGCTTCTCAAGCCTCTGGCTCTTTGGTTCTCCATTCATGGGTTTATCCTCAATCTACCTTGCCATCTTCTCTTGTTTCAGTTTTGAATTCATCAGCAGCAG TAGAAGCTGAGTTCCTTAGCAGACGACTACAAGCATGGGAGGACTCATTTCAAAGCCTTTATTACATGCTTCGGAATAATATTTGTAGAGTTTTTTATG tTTGTACATCACAATTTGTGGTTATGTTTACAAGTGGAGATGCCTCAGGGGGCAACAAAAGCATGTGCAATGCATATCTTTCCCAGTCAACAAGAGGTTTGAGGTCTATTTTGAGTGAGAAT GGTGTTTGTTTCTCTATGCCTCTTTGTCGTTCTAAAGTCGAGCATGTCGATGCTGAAGATTTGGTTGAACTTTCAGAGATAGAGAAGTTCAATTTGGGACAG ACACGACGAGTTCGTTCATTTTCTGATGTAGATAGGAGCTCTCAATCTTTGCTGTTTTTCTGCGAAAACAAAGATGTGCATGGGTTATATGATATCCTGTTAAATTACAG ATCTTTCTTGACCTCATTGGCTGGCATGGATGTTCCCGTGTTGCTATCACCTGTTCCCTTTCGGAATGCTGCACTTTCTTCACCGCAG GTCAAATTCAAGGAGTTGAGAAGTGCAAACGGTATTGCTGCAGTATCCAAAGGATCCACATCAAAGGATGGCGATTCTTCATCTGTTGGTGTGTCCTATAGCCTTGAAATTACCGATGAATATATTCCACCATGGGTAATTTCCAGTGTATGTGCAGTCATGGGTTCCAAAGGAAGAAGCTTCGAGGCTAG CTTCACGACAGACCCTATCTCAATTGGTTTGAATGTTGCTCTTGGTGAACCTCTCCTCCAATCTAACAACCATACCTTTGGAATTCCAGAAGCCATTGCTTCGCCGTCCTTGTGTGCAGGTTTCTTAAAAGGTTTGAAGTACAAGGACGACTCCTTCACAGCCTCTCTTTCTCCTGCATGA
- the LOC111790846 gene encoding probable homogentisate phytyltransferase 2, chloroplastic yields the protein MASSLLTMAATATGSQRFDTSSFGKTKLPFKPLTFRPSPLPSKGSFGPIIRSFQTPRSYCSPLIRDVSSQAIAKEYGGGEEATAQQIWEFARALWTFLRPHTFYGTLVASCSLASRVWIENPELMKWSIVTRAICGLVELLCGNSYIVGINQIYDIDIDIVNKPFLPIAAGNMTKKQAWFLTTSFLTVGLSLATFNSGPFLTSLYCFALLLGTLYTVPPFRLKRFPIAAFLCIALVRGFLVNFGVYYASRSVLGLPFQWSSPVAFITTFVTLFGLVIALTKDLSDIEGDRKYNITTFATKLGVRRLAFLGSGILILNYIAAILAAILMPQAFKRSILIPTHAAMAMSLVFQTRVLDQAKYTKEAASNFYMFLWKLFYAEYLIFPFI from the exons ATGGCTTCTTCTTTGTTAACAATGGCGGCCACTGCCACTGGCTCTCAGAGGTTTGATACGTCGTCGTTTGGTAAAACAAAATTACCTTTTAAACCCCTCACCTTTCGACCCTCTCCGTTGCCTTCTAAAGGTTCTTTTGGTCCAATTATTAGAAGCTTCCAAACCCCTCGTTCTTATTGTTCTCCACTTATTCGG GACGTGAGCAGCCAAGCAATAGCCAAGGAATATGGTGGTGGTGAAGAAGCCACGGCACAACAAATTTGGGAATTTGCAAGGGCGTTATGGACTTTTCTCAGGCCTCACACCTTCTATGGAACTCTCGTGGCTTCATG CTCGTTGGCTAGTAGAGTGTGGATTGAAAATCCAGAGCTAATGAAGTGGTCGATAGTAACAAGAGCAATTTGCGGTCTTGTGGAGTTGTTATGCGGCAATAGTTATATTGTTGGTATCAATCAGATTTATGACATCGATATTGACAT agTAAACAAGCCATTTTTGCCCATAGCGGCAGGGAATATGACAAAGAAACAAGCATGGTTTCTAACGACGTCGTTTTTGACGGTTGGGCTGTCATTAGCCACGTTTAATTCAGGCCCATTCCTCACTTCTCTCTATTGTTTCGCTCTTTTGCTTGGAACTCTTTACACTGTCCCTCCTTTTAGATTGAAGAGATTCCCCATTGCTGCTTTCCTCTGCATTGCTTTG GTGAGAGGCTttcttgtgaattttggtGTATATTATGCATCGAGATCTGTTCTTGGACTCCCGTTCCAATGgag CTCACCCGTGGCCTTCATCACTACATTTGTTACACTTTTTGGTTTGGTCATTGCCCTTACCAAAGATCTTTCTGACATAGAAGGTGATCGAAA ATATAACATAACAACTTTTGCTACAAAGCTTGGAGTAAGAAGGTTGGCGTTTCTTGGCTCGGGGATCCTTATTCTGAACTACATTGCTGCCATTTTGGCTGCAATTTTGATGCCTCAG GCTTTCAAGCGAAGTATATTGATACCCACCCATGCAGCCATGGCAATGAGTCTTGTTTTTcag aCGAGAGTATTAGACCAAGCAAAATACACGAAg GAAGCAGCTTCAAACTTCTACATGTTCTTGTGGAAGCTGTTCTATGCTGAATATTTGATCTTCCCTTTTATATAG
- the LOC111790845 gene encoding homogentisate solanesyltransferase, chloroplastic-like isoform X1 codes for MEHSVFQSASLRTPAVNSTLKPSLSHRKLLNRPAATAPSCLLPNLALHLQPRWPRGCSRNALTKSWRRTSIQACTQVGAAGPDPLVNNISAFRDACWRFLRPHTIRGTALGSVSLVSRALIENSHLIKWSLLFKALSGVFALICGNGYIVGINQIYDIGIDKVNKPYLPIAAGDLSVKSAWFLVIFFAVAGLLIVGLNFGPFITSLYSLGLFLGTIYSVPPFRMKRFPVAAFLIIATVRGFLLNFGVYYATRAALGLAFEWSSPVAFITTFVTLFALVIAITKDLPDVEGDRKFQISTLATKLGVRNISFLGSGLLLLNYVASIAAAIFMPQAFNRNIMIPVHAILALSLVFQSWLLEKANYSKEAISTYYRFIWNLFYAEYIIFPLI; via the exons ATGGAGCATTCCGTATTTCAATCCGCTTCTCTACGAACTCCGGCTGTAAATTCCACTCTCAAGCCTTCTCTGTCTCACAGGAAGCTTCTAAATAGGCCTGCAGCAACTGCACCTTCATGTTTGCTCCCGAATTTAGCTCTACATCTGCAACCGAGATGGCCGCGCGGTTGCTCGAGAAATGCTTTGACTAAATCGTGGAGACGAACTTCCATCCAG GCCTGCACTCAAGTTGGAGCTGCAGGACCTGATCCCCTAGTGAACAATATTTCAGCATTTAGAGATGCTTGCTGGAGGTTTTTAAGGCCCCATACAATACGTGGAACAGCTTTAGGATCTGT TTCCTTGGTGAGTAGAGCATTGATTGAGAATTCACACCTCATAAAGTGGTCCTTGCTGTTCAAGGCTTTGTCTGGTGTTTTTGCTTTAATATGTGGAAATGGTTATATAGTTGGTATCAATCAGATCTATGATATTGGAATTGACAA AGTCAACAAACCATATTTACCAATAGCGGCAGGAGATCTTTCAGTCAAGTCTGCATGGTTCTTGGTGATATTTTTTGCAGTTGCTGGTCTGTTAATTGTTGGGTTGAACTTTGGGCCATTTATCACTTCTCTCTACAGTCTCGGTCTTTTCCTCGGGACTATCTACTCTGTTCCTCCGTTTAGAATGAAGAGATTTCCCGTTGCAGCGTTTCTTATAATTGCCACA GTACGAggttttcttcttaattttggCGTCTATTATGCCACTAGAGCTGCTCTTGGACTTGCATTTGAGTGGAG CTCACCTGTGGCTTTCATTACCACATTTGTGACCCTGTTCGCTTTAGTGATTGCCATAACAAAAGATCTTCCAGATGTGGAGGGAGATCGCAA GTTTCAGATATCAACCTTAGCAACAAAGCTTGGAGttagaaatatttcatttcttggTTCCGGACTTCTGCTGTTAAATTACGTTGCTTCTATTGCTGCTGCAATCTTCATGCCTCAG GCTTTTAACCGTAACATAATGATCCCTGTTCATGCAATCTTGGCATTGTCCCTCGTTTTCCAG TCATGGTTGTTGGAGAAAGCAAATTATTCCAAG GAAGCAATTTCAACATATTATCGGTTTATATGGAATCTCTTCTATGCTGAGTATATCATATTTCCTCTGATCTAG
- the LOC111790845 gene encoding homogentisate solanesyltransferase, chloroplastic-like isoform X2, producing MPLMLYSGCCQACTQVGAAGPDPLVNNISAFRDACWRFLRPHTIRGTALGSVSLVSRALIENSHLIKWSLLFKALSGVFALICGNGYIVGINQIYDIGIDKVNKPYLPIAAGDLSVKSAWFLVIFFAVAGLLIVGLNFGPFITSLYSLGLFLGTIYSVPPFRMKRFPVAAFLIIATVRGFLLNFGVYYATRAALGLAFEWSSPVAFITTFVTLFALVIAITKDLPDVEGDRKFQISTLATKLGVRNISFLGSGLLLLNYVASIAAAIFMPQAFNRNIMIPVHAILALSLVFQSWLLEKANYSKEAISTYYRFIWNLFYAEYIIFPLI from the exons ATGCCATTGATGTTATATAGTGGGTGCTGCCAGGCCTGCACTCAAGTTGGAGCTGCAGGACCTGATCCCCTAGTGAACAATATTTCAGCATTTAGAGATGCTTGCTGGAGGTTTTTAAGGCCCCATACAATACGTGGAACAGCTTTAGGATCTGT TTCCTTGGTGAGTAGAGCATTGATTGAGAATTCACACCTCATAAAGTGGTCCTTGCTGTTCAAGGCTTTGTCTGGTGTTTTTGCTTTAATATGTGGAAATGGTTATATAGTTGGTATCAATCAGATCTATGATATTGGAATTGACAA AGTCAACAAACCATATTTACCAATAGCGGCAGGAGATCTTTCAGTCAAGTCTGCATGGTTCTTGGTGATATTTTTTGCAGTTGCTGGTCTGTTAATTGTTGGGTTGAACTTTGGGCCATTTATCACTTCTCTCTACAGTCTCGGTCTTTTCCTCGGGACTATCTACTCTGTTCCTCCGTTTAGAATGAAGAGATTTCCCGTTGCAGCGTTTCTTATAATTGCCACA GTACGAggttttcttcttaattttggCGTCTATTATGCCACTAGAGCTGCTCTTGGACTTGCATTTGAGTGGAG CTCACCTGTGGCTTTCATTACCACATTTGTGACCCTGTTCGCTTTAGTGATTGCCATAACAAAAGATCTTCCAGATGTGGAGGGAGATCGCAA GTTTCAGATATCAACCTTAGCAACAAAGCTTGGAGttagaaatatttcatttcttggTTCCGGACTTCTGCTGTTAAATTACGTTGCTTCTATTGCTGCTGCAATCTTCATGCCTCAG GCTTTTAACCGTAACATAATGATCCCTGTTCATGCAATCTTGGCATTGTCCCTCGTTTTCCAG TCATGGTTGTTGGAGAAAGCAAATTATTCCAAG GAAGCAATTTCAACATATTATCGGTTTATATGGAATCTCTTCTATGCTGAGTATATCATATTTCCTCTGATCTAG